In bacterium, the genomic stretch ATCAGGACTGTTCGGGCGGTATGACATGGTCGGGAACCTTTAAACAGTATGCCGATCTCTATGTGACGGTGGCCCAGGCCATCCACGCGTTTGATCCAGCGTTGAAAGTGGGTGGCTATGCGGCCGCTTTCCCCAGGAGTGAACTGGTGCCGAAATTCCTGGCCTACTGCCGCAAGCATAAGGCTCCCCTGGATTTTTTTTCCTGGCACACCTACAGCAATGATCCGCAGGTTGTTGCAGAAAATGCGCGGCATGTTCGCACGCAGCTTGACCAACACGGCTACGCTAAAACTGAAAGTCATTTGAATGAATGGAACCTCAAACACGAGGGGTTTTTCGAAAAGGGCTTCGAAGCGGTCAAGCGGGAGCATTTTGAACGGTATAAGAGCGAGGAGGGAGCCAGTTTTGTCGCTTCCGTCTTATCCCTCTTGCAGGATGCCTCGGTGGATGTCGCCAATTACTACGATACGCAGCCCTGGAGTCCCTGGTGCGGCCTGTTCGATATCTATGGTGTTCCTCAAAAGACGTTCCATGCCTTCAAGGCCTTCCGCCAGTTGTTGGATTACCCGGATCGTGTGCACGCGGAGGTTTCGGTTGATGGCGGAACGGTTGCGCCATCAAAAGCTCATGAGGCCTGGGCCCCGTCACTTCCGCAACCTACAGGGAAAGCGGATACGCTGACCTGCCTGGCGGCGCGGGAGCGTACAGGGCAGAAGGCGGCCATCCTGGTCTCTAAATTCGATGGCAAGCGAGGCGTTTCGCGAATTGAATTGCGAGGTAAACTGATTGCGGACGGGGCCACGACCGAAATAGCCATCCTGGATAAATACCGGAATCTGGAGCTGATTCAACTGCATGAGCGTCAGACCTTTTCCGGGGATCGCATGACGCTTGAAATGCCGCTGGGTGAATACGCGGTCGTGTTGATCCGGATAACAGGACCATTATGAAAAGATTGTCCATTTTCGTGTGGGCGCTGGGCATCTGGTGGTGCTCCTTTTGCTCCGCAGAAGAGGCGCCCGTGGCGGGCACGGAAATCGTGCATCCTGTCGATGGCGCGCTCATGGTCTATGTACCGGCGGGGAGTTTCATCATGGGGCTGAATCAGGACGAGGCCACGACCATCGCCCGCCAGCTTGGGTATACGAATTCCGACACTCTTTGGATGTGGGAATGTTTGCCGAAGCGTCAGGAGTATACAGGAGGATACTTCATTGATAAATATGAGGTATCCACTGAACGGTGGGTGAAGTTCATCAAGGCAACACCCGATTTCAAGCTGAAACTCGATGAAATCTCAAGTTATTATTCCGATCCTCGAGCGCAGGCGATGCCGGTGGCGTCCATCGCTTGGAACGAAGCGCAACGCTATGCCAATTGGGCCGGGAAGCAATTGCCGAGCGAGAAGCAATGGGAAAAAGCGGCCAGGGGAACCGACGGTCGTTTCTATCCCTGGGGCAACACCTTTATTCCGGATATCGGCCATTTCAGTCCTGACGAAAAGGGCGGCTGGGATCATAAGCGCATCTACACCCGTGCTGGCAAATATCCTAAAGGAGCTTCGCCTTATGGCGTGATGGATATGCTCGGCAATCAGTACGAATGGACTTCCGAGTGGGTCGAGCCTTATCCGAATAATCCGCAACGGGATAAGATGCGCGCCTATACCGCCCACCAGAATGCCTGCCTGCGGGGCGGTTCCTGGTATCAT encodes the following:
- a CDS encoding formylglycine-generating enzyme family protein, producing MKRLSIFVWALGIWWCSFCSAEEAPVAGTEIVHPVDGALMVYVPAGSFIMGLNQDEATTIARQLGYTNSDTLWMWECLPKRQEYTGGYFIDKYEVSTERWVKFIKATPDFKLKLDEISSYYSDPRAQAMPVASIAWNEAQRYANWAGKQLPSEKQWEKAARGTDGRFYPWGNTFIPDIGHFSPDEKGGWDHKRIYTRAGKYPKGASPYGVMDMLGNQYEWTSEWVEPYPNNPQRDKMRAYTAHQNACLRGGSWYHGKASLYAAKRFGLPPENTYYHIGFRTVWEPPEGYFDSAEYKEAVRQVEPCKKRILESFQIYDVADQKDAEHSEIKR